In Desulfovibrio desulfuricans, the genomic window GCAGTTCAGGCCCGAGGGCCTCTTGGGCAACAGGGAGCTGACCGATGTGTTCCCCAAACTGAAACGGCTGGTAAGCTTCGGCAAGCGCGACTAAAGCAATTGCCGGCCCCAGGGCGGCGCGTCCTGAAAGCGCCATTGATGCAGATACAACCAGAACGAGTGGGGGCTGACCTTGGCACTGCTTGAAATGAAAGAAGTCACGCAACGCTTCGGCGGGCTGATTGCGTTAACGGATTTTTCCATCGCCGTGGAAGACCACTCCCTTGTGGGCCTCATCGGCCCCAACGGCGCGGGCAAGACAACGGTATTCAACCTGGCCTCGGGCTTTTATCATGCCACCGAAGGGCAGATTGTCTTTAACGGCCATACATACGATACCCGCCTTGAGCCACATCAGGTTACGGCCATGGGCATGGCCCGCACCTTTCAGAACATCCGCCTGTGGAACGACATGACGGTGCTCGACAATATCTGCGTGTCGCAATACCACAGGCTGGGATACGGGCTGCTTGACGCGTGGCTCTGCAATGAGCGCTACAGCCGTGAAGAAAAACGCGTGCGGCAAAAGGCCTCAAAGATTCTTGAAATCATGGAACTGGCCGATGTGGCCAATGAATTTCCCAAAAACCTGCCCTACGGCCTGCAACGCCGTGTGGAGCTGGCCCGTGCCCTTTCCACAGACCCCAAGCTGCTGCTGCTTGATGAACCCGCCGCTGGCCTGAACTCCTCGGACGTGGACGGCCTCATCAAGCACATCCGCTGGATATTTGACGAATTCAAAATCGCCATCTGGATGATCGAGCACCAGATGAAGGTTGTCATGTCGCTGTGTCAGCACATTACCGTGGTGGAATTCGGCAAGACCATTGCCAAGGGCACGCCGCAGGAAATTCAGTCCAACCCCGATGTCATCAAGGCCTACTTGGGCGACGAGAACGTGTGATGCTACTGGAAGTTGAAAATCTCTACGCCGGCTATGGCAAGATTGAAGCCCTTCACGGCATTTCATTTCACGTGAACAAGGGCGAAATAGTCACCCTCATCGGGGCCAACGGCGCTGGCAAGTCCACCACGCTCAAGGCAGTCATGCGCCTCACGCCGCCGGAATCGCCCACGGTCATCAGTGGCGACATCCGCTTTAACGGCGAATCCATCCTGAAGACAGAGCCGCACCATGTGGTGGCCCGCCTCAAGATGGATCTTGTGCCCGAGGGACGCCACATTTTCGGCAACCTTACGGTGAACGAAAACCTCAAGCTGGCTACCTGGACACGCAAGGACAACAATATCCAGCGGGATGTGGACAAGGTTTTTGAACTTTTTCCGCGCCTTAAAGAACGCATGCACCAGCGCAGCGACACACTCTCTGGCGGCGAACAGCAAATGCTGGCCGTGGGCCGCGCGCTCATGACCAACTGCTCGGTATTGCTGCTGGACGAACCCTCCATGGGGCTTTCGCCCCTGCTCATGTACGACATGTTCCGTACCTTCAAGCAACTCAACAGCGAGGGTCTGACCGTTGTGGTTGTGGAGCAGAACGCCCGTTTGGCGCTCCAGGTGGCGGATCGCGGCTACGTGCTC contains:
- a CDS encoding ABC transporter ATP-binding protein; the protein is MALLEMKEVTQRFGGLIALTDFSIAVEDHSLVGLIGPNGAGKTTVFNLASGFYHATEGQIVFNGHTYDTRLEPHQVTAMGMARTFQNIRLWNDMTVLDNICVSQYHRLGYGLLDAWLCNERYSREEKRVRQKASKILEIMELADVANEFPKNLPYGLQRRVELARALSTDPKLLLLDEPAAGLNSSDVDGLIKHIRWIFDEFKIAIWMIEHQMKVVMSLCQHITVVEFGKTIAKGTPQEIQSNPDVIKAYLGDENV
- a CDS encoding ABC transporter ATP-binding protein, with product MLLEVENLYAGYGKIEALHGISFHVNKGEIVTLIGANGAGKSTTLKAVMRLTPPESPTVISGDIRFNGESILKTEPHHVVARLKMDLVPEGRHIFGNLTVNENLKLATWTRKDNNIQRDVDKVFELFPRLKERMHQRSDTLSGGEQQMLAVGRALMTNCSVLLLDEPSMGLSPLLMYDMFRTFKQLNSEGLTVVVVEQNARLALQVADRGYVLDTGSIVAEGSAAHLADTPEIKAAYLGA